One segment of Pseudoalteromonas rubra DNA contains the following:
- the truC gene encoding tRNA pseudouridine(65) synthase TruC has translation MLEIIYQDEHYVAINKPSGLLVHRSFLDKRETQFAMQMLRDQLGQHVFPVHRLDRPTSGVLLFALSSEAARDMNQIFIDGTVQKRYLALVRGFAPQDVYVDKPLKEQLDKIADKFADQDKAPQEAQTQFNCLHQATLNIPLGKYPSIRYSLVECFPKTGRKHQIRRHLNHLNHPIIGDVNHGDNKQNHFFQGHFGIRRLMLFATELKFLHPYSQEPIIIRASLGEEMLNLCKQLGWPDTEKDYL, from the coding sequence ATGTTAGAGATCATTTATCAGGATGAACATTATGTGGCCATTAATAAACCATCAGGCTTACTGGTTCATCGCTCGTTTCTAGACAAACGTGAAACGCAGTTTGCGATGCAGATGCTCAGGGACCAGCTGGGGCAGCATGTGTTCCCAGTGCACAGACTTGACCGGCCGACCTCCGGTGTTTTGTTGTTTGCGCTGAGCTCCGAGGCTGCGCGTGATATGAATCAGATCTTCATCGACGGCACGGTGCAAAAGCGCTATTTGGCTTTGGTACGGGGCTTTGCACCGCAAGATGTGTATGTTGATAAACCCTTGAAAGAGCAGCTTGATAAAATTGCTGATAAGTTTGCGGATCAGGATAAAGCGCCACAGGAAGCACAAACTCAGTTCAACTGTCTGCATCAGGCTACGCTCAATATACCGCTGGGTAAATACCCCAGCATTCGATACTCTTTGGTGGAGTGTTTTCCAAAAACGGGTCGTAAACACCAGATCCGTCGTCACCTTAATCACCTGAATCATCCGATAATTGGCGATGTGAATCATGGCGATAACAAGCAAAATCACTTTTTTCAGGGGCATTTTGGTATTCGTCGTTTGATGTTATTTGCAACTGAGCTCAAGTTTTTGCATCCTTATAGTCAAGAACCCATCATCATTCGCGCCAGTTTGGGAGAAGAAATGCTGAACTTATGCAAACAACTGGGCTGGCCAGACACAGAAAAGGACTATCTATAA
- a CDS encoding YqcC family protein, with product MDHPVWQLLDELEHTLRQAKLWQAEPVSEQALQSTQPFCCDTLRFEQWLQFVFIVKMRTLLQNGAPLPANMAIAPMAEVNLAQHPQFNALLGVLQRLDSAVSE from the coding sequence ATGGATCACCCAGTATGGCAACTGCTTGATGAGCTCGAACACACGTTACGCCAGGCTAAACTTTGGCAGGCAGAGCCCGTTTCGGAACAGGCGTTACAGTCTACTCAGCCATTTTGCTGCGATACGTTACGGTTTGAGCAATGGTTACAGTTTGTTTTTATCGTCAAGATGCGTACTTTGTTGCAAAACGGCGCCCCTTTACCTGCCAATATGGCCATCGCGCCCATGGCAGAAGTCAACTTAGCGCAACACCCCCAGTTTAACGCATTGCTGGGTGTGTTACAGCGCCTAGACTCAGCTGTTTCGGAGTAG